In Monomorium pharaonis isolate MP-MQ-018 chromosome 3, ASM1337386v2, whole genome shotgun sequence, a genomic segment contains:
- the LOC105837863 gene encoding uncharacterized protein LOC105837863 has translation MHRAIVTIITTVCCFLVLKATAEEAVQQNQQSLDFGNVAIEDQVDGGAIHTREKRTLFLKKKLLGAGLLGFGLGVAKGYKAGYYSAPEVHHVYLSPPVKYVEYVEKPIYIEKIVPKPIYKPHAEYAAPVWSQPDPTYGAW, from the exons ATGCATCGCGCTATTGTTACTATCATCACCACCGTCTGTTGTTTCCTCGTGTTGAAAGCCACGGCGGAAGAGGCTGTCCAACAGAATCAACAATCGCTGGACTTTGGAAATGTCGCTATCGAAGATCAGGTCGATGGAGGCGCGATACACACCAGGGAAAAGAGAACGTTGTTCTTGAAAAAGAAGTTACTGGGCGCTGGTCTTCTTGGTTTCGGTCTTGGCGTCGCGAAAGG TTACAAGGCTGGTTACTATAGTGCACCGGAAGTACATCACGTCTATCTTTCGCCACCAGTGAAGTACGTGGAATATGTGGAGAAACCCATTTATATAGAGAAAATTGTTCCGAAACCTATTTACAAACCGCATGCTGAGTACGCTGCGCCAGTGTGGTCGCAACCAGACCCAACCTACGG tgcctggtaa
- the LOC105837883 gene encoding MAM and LDL-receptor class A domain-containing protein 2 isoform X2 — protein sequence MPPKLDNSIMIPKLQGAILMFFCEPNYSLIGSAEIYCDGRQWNGTIPYCRGVNVSAPTKCDFESPDLCWWEQDPQHDFDWKRHNFETPSLHIGTGPTHDHTLGAGNDGHYLYIEASGRLVNDTARIISPLYNSSLTESGCFSLWYHMYGATIGSLNIYFKPELTAPRLIFTKSGNQGNQWFHGISSLPKVNVSFQIIIEGVRGISYVSDIAIDDVAILQGDECTVKNETTVTVSDYDQVEIINAQQTCRDRCVLINETIIFPVPTESFGPESCLCTIDCAERSICCPDYAEYCILGNTIFDITTESLIEITPIAPVKNSTLTGFPINPKDDIDPSMPNTTMSTTTRRPTTTAPRRPSTTTKAQTRRTTQRTTPVKPTQQAETKETPFLPKASTMKDIEPQDQSDVHKEIEKYMTTITQDRGITIPEIIAAVGATLFIVTIAIVIFFIRRRKTYKRGASGSALSEDSDVRFLTSDEILDFNLARPTDNDEM from the exons ATGCCGCCAAAACTGGATAATTCAATTATGATACCGAAATTGCAAGGTGCAATATTAATGTTCTTCTGCGAGCCTAATTACTCCCTGATCGGCAGCGCTGAAATTTATTGCGATGGACGTCAGTGGAATGGAACGATTCCTTATTGTCGAG GCGTGAACGTATCCGCGCCGACAAAATGCGACTTTGAAAGCCCGGATCTTTGCTGGTGGGAACAAGATCCTCAGCATGATTTCGATTGGAAACGTCATAACTTCGAGACACCGAGTTTACACATCGGCACCGGTCCGACGCATGATCATACTCTGGGAGCCGGAAATGACG GCCATTATCTTTACATCGAGGCATCTGGACGCTTGGTGAACGATACGGCGAGAATTATATCTCCACTGTACAATTCTTCATTGACTGAATCGGGATGTTTTTCGTTATG gTATCATATGTACGGTGCCACGATCGGTtcattgaatatatatttcaagcCGGAGCTTACTGCGCCGCGACTGATATTCACCAAAAGTGGAAACCAAGGAAATCAATGGTTTCATGGCATTTCCAGTCTACCGAAAGTTAACGTCAGCTTTCAG attattataGAAGGAGTGCGAGGTATCAGTTACGTAAGCGATATTGCGATTGACGATGTTGCTATTTTACAAGGGGATGAGTGTACTGTTAAAAACGAAACTACCGTAACAGTAAGTGATTACG ATCAAGTCGAAATAATTAACGCGCAACAGACCTGTCGGGATAGATGCGTTTTGATCAATGAAACCATTATCTTTCCCGTTCCGACAGAGAGTTTTGGACCGGAGAGTTGCCTTTGCACGATCGATTGTGCGGAACGCTCTATTTGCTGCCCAGATTACGCTGAATATTGCATACTAG GAAAcacaatatttgatattacgACGGAGTCACTAATTGAAATTACACCGATTGCACCGGTGAAGAATTCTACTCTGACAGGATTTCCTATAAATCCGAAGGACGATATTGACCCAAGTATGCCTAACACGACAATGTCGACGACCACACGAAGACCCACCACCACAGCACCAAGGCGACCTTCGACTACAACCAAGGCACAAACCAGAAGAACAACGCAAAGAACAACACCTGTGAAGCCAACGCAGCAGGCCGAAACGAAGGAAACGCCATTCCTACCCAAAGCTTCGACAATGAAAGACATAGAACCTCAAGATCAATCTG atgTGCACAAGGAAATAGAAAAGTATATGACAACGATAACACAAGATAGAGGGATCACAATACCAGAGATCATCGCCGCAGTAGGTGCAACTTTGTTTATCGTAACAATTGCGATAGTGATTTTCTTTATCAGAAGAAGGAAAACTTACAAAAGAGGAGCGAGCGGTTCAGCGCTCTCAGAAGATAGTGACGTCCGTTTCTTGACATCCGATGAAATTCTCGACTTTAATTTAGCCCGACCTACTGATAACGACGAAATGTAG
- the LOC105837883 gene encoding uncharacterized protein LOC105837883 isoform X1, whose amino-acid sequence MCVSYSCVKMKCSSMILLLFAFFGQCIVCSWQIQLRCPMVKLNNGRVRIRARGRLMRFLCDDGYTLVGNKYSTCVRGQWDTPKPVCVNRGCPMPPKLDNSIMIPKLQGAILMFFCEPNYSLIGSAEIYCDGRQWNGTIPYCRGVNVSAPTKCDFESPDLCWWEQDPQHDFDWKRHNFETPSLHIGTGPTHDHTLGAGNDGHYLYIEASGRLVNDTARIISPLYNSSLTESGCFSLWYHMYGATIGSLNIYFKPELTAPRLIFTKSGNQGNQWFHGISSLPKVNVSFQIIIEGVRGISYVSDIAIDDVAILQGDECTVKNETTVTVSDYDQVEIINAQQTCRDRCVLINETIIFPVPTESFGPESCLCTIDCAERSICCPDYAEYCILGNTIFDITTESLIEITPIAPVKNSTLTGFPINPKDDIDPSMPNTTMSTTTRRPTTTAPRRPSTTTKAQTRRTTQRTTPVKPTQQAETKETPFLPKASTMKDIEPQDQSDVHKEIEKYMTTITQDRGITIPEIIAAVGATLFIVTIAIVIFFIRRRKTYKRGASGSALSEDSDVRFLTSDEILDFNLARPTDNDEM is encoded by the exons ATGTGCGTCTCATATAGTTGCGTGAAGATGAAGTGTTCTTCAATGATACTGCTGTTATTTGCTTTCTTTGGACAGTGCATTGTTTGCTCTTGGCAGATACAGC ttcgATGTCCTATGGTGAAGCTGAATAATGGAAGAGTTCGTATACGGGCTCGAGGTAGACTCATGAGATTTTTATGTGATGATGGATATACTCTTGTGGGCAACAAGTATTCTACGTGCGTACGTGGTCAATGGGACACACCTAAGCCCGTGTGTGTGA aCAGGGGTTGTCCGATGCCGCCAAAACTGGATAATTCAATTATGATACCGAAATTGCAAGGTGCAATATTAATGTTCTTCTGCGAGCCTAATTACTCCCTGATCGGCAGCGCTGAAATTTATTGCGATGGACGTCAGTGGAATGGAACGATTCCTTATTGTCGAG GCGTGAACGTATCCGCGCCGACAAAATGCGACTTTGAAAGCCCGGATCTTTGCTGGTGGGAACAAGATCCTCAGCATGATTTCGATTGGAAACGTCATAACTTCGAGACACCGAGTTTACACATCGGCACCGGTCCGACGCATGATCATACTCTGGGAGCCGGAAATGACG GCCATTATCTTTACATCGAGGCATCTGGACGCTTGGTGAACGATACGGCGAGAATTATATCTCCACTGTACAATTCTTCATTGACTGAATCGGGATGTTTTTCGTTATG gTATCATATGTACGGTGCCACGATCGGTtcattgaatatatatttcaagcCGGAGCTTACTGCGCCGCGACTGATATTCACCAAAAGTGGAAACCAAGGAAATCAATGGTTTCATGGCATTTCCAGTCTACCGAAAGTTAACGTCAGCTTTCAG attattataGAAGGAGTGCGAGGTATCAGTTACGTAAGCGATATTGCGATTGACGATGTTGCTATTTTACAAGGGGATGAGTGTACTGTTAAAAACGAAACTACCGTAACAGTAAGTGATTACG ATCAAGTCGAAATAATTAACGCGCAACAGACCTGTCGGGATAGATGCGTTTTGATCAATGAAACCATTATCTTTCCCGTTCCGACAGAGAGTTTTGGACCGGAGAGTTGCCTTTGCACGATCGATTGTGCGGAACGCTCTATTTGCTGCCCAGATTACGCTGAATATTGCATACTAG GAAAcacaatatttgatattacgACGGAGTCACTAATTGAAATTACACCGATTGCACCGGTGAAGAATTCTACTCTGACAGGATTTCCTATAAATCCGAAGGACGATATTGACCCAAGTATGCCTAACACGACAATGTCGACGACCACACGAAGACCCACCACCACAGCACCAAGGCGACCTTCGACTACAACCAAGGCACAAACCAGAAGAACAACGCAAAGAACAACACCTGTGAAGCCAACGCAGCAGGCCGAAACGAAGGAAACGCCATTCCTACCCAAAGCTTCGACAATGAAAGACATAGAACCTCAAGATCAATCTG atgTGCACAAGGAAATAGAAAAGTATATGACAACGATAACACAAGATAGAGGGATCACAATACCAGAGATCATCGCCGCAGTAGGTGCAACTTTGTTTATCGTAACAATTGCGATAGTGATTTTCTTTATCAGAAGAAGGAAAACTTACAAAAGAGGAGCGAGCGGTTCAGCGCTCTCAGAAGATAGTGACGTCCGTTTCTTGACATCCGATGAAATTCTCGACTTTAATTTAGCCCGACCTACTGATAACGACGAAATGTAG